TCGTAAACAGCGAATTTCTCTGGCTCGGTTTTTAGAACCTTTGCGATCTCACGTAATTTTTGTTGGCATTCTTCAACAAGTTCCAGCGCCTGTTTGCAGTTTTCACAACCCATCGTTCCTCCTTCAGTTTCGATTATCACTTTGAAAGAATAAAGGCACAGTTTTGAGCTGTGCCTTATTTTGCGCAATTTTAGCGCATGATACTTTGAACCTTTCCTCCCGACGCTATGACAACCGAATCAAGAAGCTGTATGCCCAAGATCTCTGATGATTTCCTGAGCCGTTCTGTCAGATTCATGTCTTCCATGCTTGGTTCGGGACTGCCACTCGGGTGGTTGTGAACAGCAATGATGGCCACCGTGCCGTTTATGACGGCTTTTCTCATCACGTCTGCCGGTCTGACTATGCATGAATTCACACAACCGATTGCGGTCAGCTCTTTCTCGATCACCTGATTCCTGGCGTTGAGGTGGAGAATCCAGAAGCACTCGCGGTCGGCCATTGCTTCCTCGCTCATGTTTCCCTGAACGAACTTGGCCACGTCATGCGGAGAGCGGATAGGTTCACCCTTGGCGATATCCCTGACCTTCAGAAGTTCAAGATTCATGGCGTCCAGCACCCGACCCTCTCGAACCCCTGCTCAAGGATGTATGAAAGCCACTGGTTCAGAAAGACGTTTAAGTCCTTCTTGGCCTTTAGATACACCTGACTGGGCGCAGGATAGACTTCGCGGTAGCCGAAGCTGTCCTGATAGGTCAGGGCCTCAGCCATTTTCATTTCCGGGTAGATTCTTACTTCCATGTCCGGGTCGGGAATCATGTCGCCGTTCTGCTTGAAGTAGTGGCTCAGGGCAATGGTGACTGATTCTTCGTCTTCGTGAAGAAGATCAACGTTCAGCTCCATGAAACCGCGAGCCCGGAATTGCTGATATTGCGGTATGTCCTCCATGTCCTCCCCCAGAATTTTCTCCAACTTTGCGAAAATCCGTTCGTAGATTGTCAGGGTCATGACTTCCTCCTTAAATTGGTGTGCGGGCATGCAGAGGCCAGCACAGGTTTTGGGAAACGCATTGGGTGGGTGGCGGTACTTTGAGCCTTCGGCCCGATTCAGGGACGCTTACCCGCAGCCTGAACCGGACCTTCCGAAGCCGGTGAAGAGCAGTACCTACCGAATGTTCAAAGTGCGTGGTAAGTTTTCGAAAAAGAGCCTTGTCCTTTTGGGATCTAACTCCGAAGGCTCTTGCCCTGGCGGGCTATTCCAACAAAGAAGTTGGTGAATCTGTGAAGGGAGAAAGCCATATGCTTCCTAGGGGGCTTTTTCTCTGAATCTCTGAGAAGGTCGTAAACAGAAACATCTGCCTCCCCCCAGCTTTCCCTGTCGCCTGAATCAAATTGACCAGGCGTCTTTCACTTTCCGCGACCGTCAGGACGCGAAAGTGATTAAAACCGTATTCCTCTGTGTACTGTCGTGATTTCCAATATCTTTTGTAAGCTGTCACCTTCTCAGCGAACCGCGACAGCGTTTCCGTTCCCATATCTACTTCCAAGAAGAAGATATGTTTGCCTCTCCCGCTCTGTATTCCAAAGAATGCGTCAGGTGCGACGACGAAATACTTCTTCTTGGCTCCCGTTACGGAAATCCGGCGCAGGTGCGATTTGTCGCCCCGCTGATAGAAAAAGATCTCTTCCGGTCTTCCAGCAAGCGCGATATCAAGACAAACCTTGAACTCCGAAACCCCGAGCGTGTGATCCATGAACAGCCATTCAACGCGGTTGCTGGCGCGGTTCCATCTAATCTTGTGGCGATCCACTTCAAGCGAAGTCGCCACAATGTCAGCCCCACGCTTGTCGAGGGCGTAAACTGCCTGTGCGATGACGGAAGTTGCCGGACGCTCAAGGCGATCCACAAATTGGTGCTCGTTGAGTTTCTTGAGGCGCATATTGCATGCCACCAATGAAGCGTTGGGGAAAAAGAGCCGCTGGATCTGGTCGCGCTTCAAAAACCGGTTCTCGTAAACGCTCAGGATTATGGATACATCCCGAGTAGTAAGAACCATTGGCGATATTCGATTGTTCTCTCTTTTTCTTGTCATTGGTTTTCGTGTTTTTCACCAGGGGAAATTAAGCGACCGAAGGAAGCGCCGTCTGGCTGTAAGCCAGACTTCCCGCGCCTCGACGTAGTGAACCCGTAGGGCGAGGGGCGGGAAGTCGGGCTTCGTTTCGACCTACAAACGAAGACAGACGGCGCAGGATTGAAGTGGGCTAAATGCCCCGCAAATCCTGTTAATTTCCCCCTGGTGGTTTTAATGTTTTCAAGGTTTTGGGTCTTATAATTGGGTCTTACAGCGGTTGTAAGTATCAATGTAAGACCTATTGGGTGGGTTTAGGCGCTGTATCTGCCGCTTTCAGGGCTTCTCTTTCTTTGTCGAGCATCTCCTCGGCCGCATCCAAAAAGGCGGTCACCAGCTTATCCAGCTGGCGCTTGACCCTCTCAGGATCGATCTTTTTGGGATAGACCTCGATCATTTTTGCCTCTCCAAAGCTCTTAAATCGTATGCTTACGATATAGTGAGGGAAAAAGAAACGGGATTTCTTTCCCGTTAGCTCCCTGCCCTGCTATATGTATTAAAATAATATCGTAGTCTTACAAGTGCCGTCAATAGGAAAGTTTTCCACAGATTGTGTATAAAAAGGGTCTTGCCAGAGTTCTGTTTCTGTTCTATATTAGGAGAAATTAGCGTAAGGAAACGATAAATGGCCAAACATTTTGGCGACAAATTAAGACAATTGAGGCATGAGCGGGGCATCGGCCAGGAGCAGATACGGGAAGCTCTGGGCTATAAGACGAACAGCTACATCTCGGATGCCGAGCGAGGCAAGTTCATTCCCCAGGGCGACAAGCTCTACAAATGGGGCGAAGTCCTCGGACTCTCCCCCGAGCAAATGGACGACCTCCTTTTGGAATACAAGCTTGAGGCATTGGGATTGGATGATCCTGCGTTCACGCTGATGTTCAAAGAAGTCCCGAACATGACCCGCGAGGAAAAGCAGTCTTTAATCAGGTCGTTTGAGAACGTCATTCATTCCCGAACGCCCAGAAAGAAACGATCATGAAGCGAGTAATCGACAGAGCCAATCATATACACGAAAACTACGGGACCGATCTAGACAGAATTGCAGACGGTCTTGGTCTTTCTGTTATCTACGATGACAAGCTAACGGGGAGAATGCGGGAGTACTACTTTCGGGGCTCAATTGTGATCCGTCAGGATTTGTCCGTTCGGGAAAAGCGGGAGCTAGTAGCTCACGCAGTCGGACACCATCTGTTTCATGCCGGCAACCATCTCGCCATGCAGAAGCGGATTTACTCCTTCGGCAACTACCATGAGAAGCAGGCTAACGTCTTCGCCGCCTGTCTGCTCATTCCACTTTCTTCGCTTTTGCGACTGATGGCTGACAAGGCGCGCCTAGATGAGATCGCCGAACACTTTCAGGTCCGCGAGGAACTGGTTCGGCTACGGCTCAAAGTCTGGGCTAATTTCGAAAAAGGGTTAAGCGGCAGCAGCGCCAGGGTGGGTTAAAAATGAACTGTGTTATTTATCTCCGAGTATCAACCAAAGAACAAGCTCAAAGGGCTGATAGCAATGAGGGCTATTCTATCCCTGCCCAAAGAGAAGCGTGCGTCAAATATATCGAGGAAAAGGGCTGGAAGCTTATTGATGAGTACACCGACCGGGGCGAATCGGCCAGGTCGAAAGACCGACCACAGCTTCAAGAAATGCTCTCAAGAATCAAGAAAGAAAAAGATGTTCAGGTAGTCGTCGTTCACAAGATCGACCGGCTCGCCCGGAACATGGAAGATCACATCACTATCAAAGCGATTCTCAAACGGGCCGGAACCGTCCTGGAATCTGTCATGGAGAATATTGAAGATTCTGCCTCTGGCAACTTGGTTGAGGGTATTCACGCTCTCATGGCTGAATTCTATTCCGCAAATCTCGCTACTGAAGTAAAAAAAGGGATGGCAGAGAAAGCCAAGCGGGGCGGTTGGCCGTTTAAGGCCCCCGTTGGCTATAAAAATGAAAGAAAGGGTTTCAGGAAAAACAGCATTTCCAAAATCGTAGTAGATCCCGAAACTGCTCCTCATATCAAAGAAGCTTTTCAGCTGTATGGCACTGGCAATTACTCTACTCACGATATTCGAGAATTCCTGGTTCAAAGGGGCGTTACTAATCGGAGAGGCGGTAATAATCCGATGGCTCTTTCCAGCGTCAATGCTCTTCTCTTGAACCCTATTTATATTGGTCTTATCCCGTGGAAAGGTGTTAATTACCCGGGAAACCACGAGGCGCTGATTGACGAAGATACTTTCGAGAAGGTTCAGGAAGTGATGAACGTTCACAATGTTGCCGGTGAACGCACACGCAAACATCCCCACTATCTTAAAGGCACGCTTTATTGTGGGGAATGTGGTTCAAGAATGTCTGTCGATGTCGCCAAGAAAAAATATGTCTATTTCTACTGTGTAGGCCAGAAAAAGAAGTTCACAAAATGCAAAGAGCTATATGTGAACACAGTGGATATCGAATATCGTGAGTAGAGTAATTGAGAGAATATCCAGCTGACCCAGGATCAAATTGAAAAGATAAAAAAAGATTTCAATGAGAAGCTGATTGGCCGTCAGTCAAACAACGCTATGGAAGAACAATTCCTTGGCAAGAGAATCACCAAACTGGCTGATGAAAAGCTGAAACTGATGAAAGCGTATTATGCCGGAGCAATCGAGCTGGACGTTCTCAAAGCAGAGCAAGACAGGATTTCGGCTGAAATGAAGTCCTCAGAGAAACGGCTAAAAACGATAAGGGGCGGTCTGGATCAATACAGAGTGATTCTAGATAAGGCGGCGCACCTGGCTTCCCACTGTGCCGAGGCTTATAAACAATGCAAACCCAAAACAAAAAGGCTCTTTAACCAAGCCTTCTTTGAAAAGCTCTACGTGAAGGATCGTAAGATTTATAAGGTTGAATATACCGACTTATTCGGAGCCCTATTCGACGAAAGTTCGAATAAGGATGATTTGGTGGACCTTACGGGGTTCGAACCTTGACGAATAATCCCATTGAGAACGACATAACCTCCCCCCGGAACCGCCTCGCTTTCACTTCCCCGGCTCGATATGGATGATCACATCCGTCTGCTCGCCGTACCTGTCTTTTAGGCGCCGCTCGACATGTGATGCCAGGCTATGCGATTTCTTTGTGGTCAGCTGCGGCTCCACCAGCAGGTGCAGGTCGATCCAGTAGCCTGACTCGCTGCCGCGGGTGCGGATCTTGTGGCAGCCGAGGATCCCCTCGTCGCCCGCGCTCATGCAGATCTCCTCGATCGCCTTCGGGTCGAGCACGGCGCGGTCGAGCAGCACCACCGAGGCTTCCCTCATGATGCCGAGAGCCGCGTAAGCTATGACCAGCGCGATGAAGCCGCCGACGACGGCGTCGATCATGGGATATCCCAGGCGGACAGCGGCCAGGCTGGCAATGACCGAGAAGGACACGTAGATGTCGCTCAAGGTATGGCGCGAATCGGCCACAAGAAAGACGCTGCTCAACTTCCTGCCCTGCCGGCGCTCGTAGAGGGTCACGGCGACATTAATGACGATGGTCACGCCCATGACCGCGAAAGGCAGCAGCCCGGCTTCCGGGACGGCAGGGTTATCTGATGTCACCCTGCCATAGACGCTCTCACCGATCTGAAAAGCGGTCAACAGTAGCAGGATAACGATTCCCATGCTGGCGAAGGTCTCGAACTTGGCATGTCCGTAGGCGTGGCTGTCGTCGCGGGGCCTGGCCGCCAGACTGATGCCGATCAGGCCGATGACGTTGGAGGAGCCGTCCATGAGGGAATGGAAAGCGTCGGCCACCATGCCTATCGAGTCCGCCCGCCAGCCAACTACGCCCTTTCCGAGCGATACCGCCAGGTTGGCGACCAGTACATAGACGAGCACCATGCGGATGCTGTGGTAGCGCCGGTCGCCCGCCGGTTTTTCGGCACCCGGTGGTTTTGCCGCGCCCGCCGGTTTTGCCGCGGCCGCTGATTTTGCCGCGCCTGCCTGGTTTACAGGGTTTGCTATGAAGCCCCCCTCAGCCCGCTATTTTTTCCGGCGGAACATCTTCGTGGCCGCCGCCAGGCCCACAAGCGCCGCGGCCGCGACAGCGATAACGTCCGCCCGGCTCCTTCCCTGATTCTCGATCTCCGCCCCTTCCGGGAGATAACTCTGCAGCAGCTGCCCCCACTCGGTCTCGGCGATGCGGTTGAGACGCGGCCAGCCGACGAAGGGATACCAGTAATAGTCGTAAAAGAGTTTCGATTGCACGCCGTAGGGGGCGCCGCCCTCTCCCCTGAACTGGAAATCGACGGCGGCGATGTCTTCCCCGATGATCTCGATGTCATCGAAGGCGCCGCAGCCGAGACCGCGCTCGCCGGCCAGCCGGATGTACCTGATGTCCATGGGATCGAAGCCCATCATGTGCGCGGCGACGGCGTCCACGGCCACCTGGTCGGCGCCGGCGATGATGTAATCCTTGATGAACGGCATCAACTGCCTGGGTCCGGGACCGTCGCCGCAGATGGTACCGTCGGTGACCGCGAAGCCACCGCTGTGGACTTCCTTCTGGATCGCCAGCAGATCGACCAGGACCTCGTTGATGTCAGTGCTGTCCTGCCCGCTGCCCATGACCATGCCCGCCAGCGCATTCTCCATGGCCCCGGCGGTGCCGGTCAGCAGGCGCGTCTTTACCGTGGGCAGATGGATGACATTGGTATCAAAGATGACTTCCGGCAGGAAGATTCCCTTTTCCTGGAAGAGCCTGTCGAGGACGAGCATCTCTGATTTGGGCTCATAGCGGATCCAGTCGACCGGCGGTTCGTGCAGCCGGGTGAGCTCAAGCCCATGGCTGGCGGCGACGGTGGTGAAACCGTTGTAAGCCGCTCCGGCGTGGTCGTCGACGTCATCGCTGTGGCCGAGCGCCGGAATGATCGATTCGGCGGCAAAGCCGTCGTCGAGGAGCGCCTTGATGACGCCATCGAGCTGCCAGGGCGTGGTCGACGCGGCCGGGAACCAGACATCGCTGGAAAGATTGATTCTGAGGCAGGTTTTTTTGCTGCGGTCGATGTGATCGAGATAACCGGCGGCCCGCATCAGCTTGCCGAAATCCTCGACCGCTG
The genomic region above belongs to Actinomycetota bacterium and contains:
- a CDS encoding ImmA/IrrE family metallo-endopeptidase, giving the protein MKRVIDRANHIHENYGTDLDRIADGLGLSVIYDDKLTGRMREYYFRGSIVIRQDLSVREKRELVAHAVGHHLFHAGNHLAMQKRIYSFGNYHEKQANVFAACLLIPLSSLLRLMADKARLDEIAEHFQVREELVRLRLKVWANFEKGLSGSSARVG
- a CDS encoding replication-relaxation family protein; translated protein: MKRDQIQRLFFPNASLVACNMRLKKLNEHQFVDRLERPATSVIAQAVYALDKRGADIVATSLEVDRHKIRWNRASNRVEWLFMDHTLGVSEFKVCLDIALAGRPEEIFFYQRGDKSHLRRISVTGAKKKYFVVAPDAFFGIQSGRGKHIFFLEVDMGTETLSRFAEKVTAYKRYWKSRQYTEEYGFNHFRVLTVAESERRLVNLIQATGKAGGRQMFLFTTFSEIQRKSPLGSIWLSPFTDSPTSLLE
- a CDS encoding recombinase family protein, with the translated sequence MNCVIYLRVSTKEQAQRADSNEGYSIPAQREACVKYIEEKGWKLIDEYTDRGESARSKDRPQLQEMLSRIKKEKDVQVVVVHKIDRLARNMEDHITIKAILKRAGTVLESVMENIEDSASGNLVEGIHALMAEFYSANLATEVKKGMAEKAKRGGWPFKAPVGYKNERKGFRKNSISKIVVDPETAPHIKEAFQLYGTGNYSTHDIREFLVQRGVTNRRGGNNPMALSSVNALLLNPIYIGLIPWKGVNYPGNHEALIDEDTFEKVQEVMNVHNVAGERTRKHPHYLKGTLYCGECGSRMSVDVAKKKYVYFYCVGQKKKFTKCKELYVNTVDIEYRE
- a CDS encoding DUF1249 domain-containing protein; the encoded protein is MTLTIYERIFAKLEKILGEDMEDIPQYQQFRARGFMELNVDLLHEDEESVTIALSHYFKQNGDMIPDPDMEVRIYPEMKMAEALTYQDSFGYREVYPAPSQVYLKAKKDLNVFLNQWLSYILEQGFERVGCWTP
- a CDS encoding DUF362 domain-containing protein, with protein sequence MKARVAVIKTGPETAVEDFGKLMRAAGYLDHIDRSKKTCLRINLSSDVWFPAASTTPWQLDGVIKALLDDGFAAESIIPALGHSDDVDDHAGAAYNGFTTVAASHGLELTRLHEPPVDWIRYEPKSEMLVLDRLFQEKGIFLPEVIFDTNVIHLPTVKTRLLTGTAGAMENALAGMVMGSGQDSTDINEVLVDLLAIQKEVHSGGFAVTDGTICGDGPGPRQLMPFIKDYIIAGADQVAVDAVAAHMMGFDPMDIRYIRLAGERGLGCGAFDDIEIIGEDIAAVDFQFRGEGGAPYGVQSKLFYDYYWYPFVGWPRLNRIAETEWGQLLQSYLPEGAEIENQGRSRADVIAVAAAALVGLAAATKMFRRKK
- a CDS encoding helix-turn-helix domain-containing protein; protein product: MAKHFGDKLRQLRHERGIGQEQIREALGYKTNSYISDAERGKFIPQGDKLYKWGEVLGLSPEQMDDLLLEYKLEALGLDDPAFTLMFKEVPNMTREEKQSLIRSFENVIHSRTPRKKRS
- a CDS encoding JAB domain-containing protein → MNLELLKVRDIAKGEPIRSPHDVAKFVQGNMSEEAMADRECFWILHLNARNQVIEKELTAIGCVNSCIVRPADVMRKAVINGTVAIIAVHNHPSGSPEPSMEDMNLTERLRKSSEILGIQLLDSVVIASGGKVQSIMR
- a CDS encoding cation diffusion facilitator family transporter, yielding MVLVYVLVANLAVSLGKGVVGWRADSIGMVADAFHSLMDGSSNVIGLIGISLAARPRDDSHAYGHAKFETFASMGIVILLLLTAFQIGESVYGRVTSDNPAVPEAGLLPFAVMGVTIVINVAVTLYERRQGRKLSSVFLVADSRHTLSDIYVSFSVIASLAAVRLGYPMIDAVVGGFIALVIAYAALGIMREASVVLLDRAVLDPKAIEEICMSAGDEGILGCHKIRTRGSESGYWIDLHLLVEPQLTTKKSHSLASHVERRLKDRYGEQTDVIIHIEPGK